TCCTGCGGGGTAAAAAGCCGTTCGTAGAAATTGTTAAAGTCCTGCGTCGTGATATTAGGTCTGAAACTCAAGCCTGCCTGCGCCTGGGGCGAGAACGTAATGTCAATGGTATAAGCGGATATTTTAGCGCGGTTATAGGCATATTCCAGCGGATTGGCAGGCGTGCCCTGCGGAAATTGCTGCGGCGTGCCGCCCATCCGCCAGCGCGTAGGCTGACGGGTGAGGTCAAATTGGGTACGCGCCGATTCAAAATCATCGACCATGATACGGTTTCTGACCTGCGGGTGCAGGCCCGCAAACGACTGCGCGATCTCTCCCTGAAACTGAATGCCGGAAATCTCTTTGGTTTGCAGCAGCGGCAGTTTATCCAGCAACTTTGTCAGAAAACGGGACTCTTTGCGGAAAGTGAGGTCGGCCCCGATGATGCTGTTATTGACGGGGTCGTTGCCCAGCGCGGCGCGGGTCAGAAAGCCCGGCGGCGTTTCGCGCATGTTCATGGCGGTCATACCGATCTGCATGTCCCGATTGACCACGTAGTTGAGGCGGGTTCCGAACAATCGACGAATCTGATTCTGAAACAGGTCGGGTTGCTCATAACATATTTCAATGTCCCGTCCTGAATTGACCACGCTTTCGTTGATCAAACGTACCGAACCGGATTGCCCCTCAACGGCATAGTCGATACCCTGCTGCAGCTGCACTCCGCCGGCACGCACGGTCACTGATTTTTCCGATACCCCAAACGGTAACTGCACCGCTGCTCCTCCCGAAGAACCCTGAAAACTTCCTTTTAAGAAGTATTTGTTTTTTTCGGTGACCTGCTGCGCATCAATTTGTGTGGTACGATACAGTTCGTTGAAAACGTATTTATTGGCCAATACCTGATCGCTGCTGAACTGCTTTGCCAAATTTGACCCAAAAGGCTCTAACACCGGGAAAATAATGCGCCCAAAACGACTGTCAATGGTGACGTTATCTACAAAGTCAAAATTTCCGTCTCCAATGGCTTTGCCCGAATTGTCCAAGACGGGATCATTGAGCGGATTGAGTTTATCTAAGCCCATCACGCGCAACAGCGGCACGTTGGCGATCGGCCCTTCCTGTAAGTTGGGATTATCAATACCGGTCAAGTCATCTTTATAAATCACCCGCATCTGAAAGTTTTGCCGTCCTACCTGCGTGGTATTCAATGAGTAAATGTTTTTCATCATCAAATTCCACATCGGGTGATTTGTGTTGTTACGAATCGTCGATGATTTCAACAGTTTCAACACCAATACCTCATCGTCGCGGCGGGCCTGATAATCTTCGGTGAGCTCCCCTACTTTATATTTTTGTCCGTTGAGCGTATATTCATAGGCCACGGCCAGGATCTCATCATTGCGCAGCGGTGTCAACAATGAAATGTAGCCCAATTCCGGCTGGAACTTAAATTCTCTTTCGTTGAGTTTACGGGCCCCTCTCAACAGATCATAATCATCGCCGCGACGCAGGTTATAGCGGCTGTCGAGCGCAAAACTCGTTTTATCCGCTTCGCGAAGTTCATTATCAGACGTTACCCGCTGGAATAGACCGTTGCTTTTGTTATTGACGGGCTGGGCAGCCGCGATGGGGGCCAGGTTTGGATTGGTGCTGTTGACGGGCGCCGACTCTCCCAAATCGGAAAAACCTACGATGTTGCGCAGGGTTTCGGTGTTGTTGGTTCGGTTGGTAACGTACACCTCCAAACGGGTGATGGTCACCCCTGACATGATCATCGGCAGATTGCTCAGCCAGCGTTCATAATTGTTTCTGAAAAAATACGACAGAAAGAAGTGGCGGTTTTCATCGTAGGCGTCGGCCCGAAGTTCAAACGGGCGATTTTGCACCCCGCCGCGCAGCGTAATACACTGCTGTTTAGAGCGTTGTTGCGAAGCCACTAGGGTGGTGGTCAAGCGCCCAAACCGCAGATCGACCTTCGCCCCGAACAGGTTCTGTACGCCGGGAATCAACTGCGACGGGATTTGCCAGTTGATATTTCCCGCCTGAATTCCCTGAATGATGCTTTCATTTTCGGGAATATAATTTTGCGGTCCGGCTCCCAGCCCCCCGAACGGATTCTGACTGAGCCCGCCGTTAAGGCCGCCATTCTGCCCTAAACCCTGCGCTCCGTTTTGCCCCAACCCGGCCGCATTGGGAAGATTGGATGCATTGGGAAGATTGGCAGAATTGGTAGGAAGGTTGCCCGGACGGTAATCCAGTTTGAACTGATTCTCAAAATTAAAACTCGACTTGGTATCAAAGTTGGTCAGCATTCCCAGCTTATCGCCGATCTTCCCGTTGAAGTTAATATTGATTTGCTCATTAAACAGAAAGTTCGTCGATCTCCTCTGACGGATAGGCACTTGCGGATTGTCAATGTTTTGGTGCAACACACCGAAGTCCAGCAGCACAAACCCATTGGGCTTAAAATCAACGAGATTGCTGCCGAAGATGCGGTCAAGGCCCGGAGGCAAGTCCAGTTTAGGCAACACCCCCCGGGCACCGAGCGCTCCTTTGCCATCCTGTTTGGAAGAATAATCGCGCCAAAGGTAGTTAAAGACCCGTTTGTCCTGAAGTTTTTGAAAATCTTCGTAACTCATGGTCAACGGATCACGATAATTGAGAGGCGGCAGCTTCACGTCGCCGATCCGCTCATAGATCGTAATACGGCCATTGGTATCCAACCTGAAATCATTGGAAAGGGCCTTGGGCTCTTTCAGAAAAAAGGTAGAACGGGGCGGAGTATAAATAAAGCGGTTACCGATGCGATCATTCCACCGCGAATAGAGCAATCGCCGACTTTGGCGGTCGTTGCGGCTTGTATCCTGAACGGCAGGTCGACGGTTGGTCGGTTGTTGAGCAACCCCTATTGACACAGACAGCCACAGAGCCGCTAAAAGCCCGATGGTAATGTATGATTCAGTAGAGATAAGGTAAAGCTGTTTTCTGATAATTCCCACGATTCTTCAGCGGTCTGGGTACTCAAATCCTTAACGGCTAAAACCTTGCCAATCGTCTCTGAGCGATAAACTATTTTTAAGAAAGTGGGGTAAAGATAGAAATCAAGGCACGACAAACGCAATTTTCGGCAAAAAAAGGCATATTTGGACGAAGAATTAGCTTAAACCATACAGACAAGAAGAGACCGCCCGTTAAGACAGTCTCATTCTTTTCAACGGTGGGTCTGTCAGTGTTTAAAGTGCCGCACACCCGTCGTCACCATTGCCATGTCATTGGCATCGCAGTAATTAATGGATTCCTGATCGCGAATAGACCCTCCCGGCTGCACAACGGCCGTGACCCCCGCCAAACGGGCGATCTCCACGCAATCGGCAAAAGGGAAGAAGGCATCCGAAGCCATGACCGAGCCTTTCAGTTCAAATCCAAAAGCAAGGGCCTTGTCAATGGCCTGACGCAGCGCATCCACGCGGGAAGTTTGGCCCGTTCCGCTCGCAATGAGGCGGTTTTCGGTAGCCAGCACAATCGTATTTGACTTGGTGTGCTTACACACTTTCAACGCAAACTCCAGCGCCCGCACTTCCGATTCCGTAGGTGCTTTTACGGTCACCGTTTTGAATTGCGACGCGGTTTCCACCACAATGTCTTTGTCCTGCTCCAACACTCCGTTCAGAATAGTTTTGAACATCTTCATGGGCAGGCCCACGGTTTTACGCTGCAGTAAAATGCGGTTTTTCTTGGATTGCAGCAACGCCAGCGCTTCGGGCTCGTACGCCGGAGCGATCAGAATTTCCATGAACAGTTTGTTCAATTCCTCCGCCGTATCCATGTCAACGGTTGCATTGGTGATGATGACCCCTCCAAACGCAGAAACGGGATCGCAGGCCAAAGCCGTCAGATAAGCTTCTTTAGCGGTAGGGGCCGTGGCCACCCCGCAGGCATTGGTGTGCTTGATGATGGCAAAGGTCGGTTCGGTGCCAAACTCATCGATCAGCGCCACACACGCATCCACATCGACCAGGTTATTGTAAGACAATTCTTTTCCGTGCAGTTTATCAAACATCGCCTCCAGATCGCCGTAAAACGTGGCCGACTGGTGGGGGTTTTCACCGTAGCGCAGCGAATTTTGGGGCAATTCGGTAAAGGCATAAATATTGGAGGTCAACGCCGGCGTACCGCCCGACTGATGCACAAACCATTGATTGATGGCCGTATCGTAATGACTGGTGGTGGCAAAGGCCTCCAACGCATAACGACGGCGGTCTGACAGCTCGGTAGCGCAGCCTTTTTCGGTCAGAATCGAAAGAATATCGGCGTATTGCGTCCGCGACGATACGATGAGGGAATCCTGAAAGTTTTTGGCCCCCGCCCGAATCAGTGAGATACCTCCAATGTCGATCTTCTCGATAATGTCTTCATCGCTCGCTCCCGAGGCCACGGTTTCTTCAAACGGATACAGATCTACCACGACCAGATCAATGGCCGGAATATTGAACTGCGCCGCCTGCGCCACATCTCCCTCGTCTTCGCGACGGTACAGAATACCGCCAAATACCGCAGGGTGCAGGGTCTTGACCCGGCCGCCGAAAATAGACGGATAGCCCGTGAGGTCTTCCACCGCCGTTACGGGAATACCCATGTTTTCGATGAACGTTTGGGTACCACCCGTCGAATACAGTTTGACACCGTTTTGGTGGAGAAGTTTAACAATAGGTTCGAGACCGTCTTTGTAATAGACAGAAAGTAAAGCCGATTGAATTTTTTTCATTGAATGGAGAGCTTGCGCACGATTGATCATATATCGGGGGGAATGAATTCAATATCCTGACGAACAAATCGTTAGTGCAGCCAAAGCGGTTAATTAACAACTGATTACATCACTGATAAAAATGAAGCCGCAAAATTACGGCTTTTAATGTTAGAAAAGGAAAAATGAAAAAGAAAAGCTGTCAAATGATCTATATTCTCCGCGACGCCGTCAGGCCAAAGACACCTCCCAGCGCCAGTACCGATACTGCCGAATGCCCATAGGCGTTAAAAAGCCATTGGGTAATATACAGGCTGGGAATAGTAATGAAGAAACCGATCGAAGTCACCAGCGTTATGGCCGTAGCTCGGTAATTGGCGGGAGCATTAAGCGAAACCAACGTGGAAAACTGCGGCGAATCTCCGGCCACGCTGATTCCCCAAATCAACATAAAAACCGAAAAAATCACCCTCGAAAAATAAGGCAAAAAAACGCAGAGAATACAGCAAATGCACGAAAGCAGCAGGGCAACCCAAGCCGTACGATGACTTCCCCACCACAGAGAAAGCTCTCCCGTCAACACACACCCCAACGTGCCCGAAGCAATGACACAAAAAGATAAGAACGACACCGGAAGTGCCTGATGCGTAAGTTGATTATAGGAAGCAATGATCACCGGAACAAAGGCCCAAAAGGTATATAGCTCAAACATATGTCCGAAATACCCAAAAGCCGAGCGTCGAAAGGCGGCATCTTTAAATACATCGCGCAACACGGTGGGATTAAAACGCCCCGCCACCCGCCGAAAAGGGCCGTCTTTTACCCAAAGGCCGATCACCGCCCCCCCTGAAACCGCCAAAGCCGAGGTGCAGTAAATCACGTATTCCCAAGGCAATGTGTAGGAAAATGATTTAAGAATATACGGAAAGGCCGTTCCGAGTACCAATGCGCCCACCAAATACCCCAACGCTTTGCCCAGTCCTGTTTCGTACCAATCACTGCAAATTTTCATGCCTACCGGGTACACACCGGCCAGAAAGAAGCCAACCCCCAACCGGGCGGTAAATAAGCCTTCAAGCGACCGATAACTGACCCACACGCTCAAATTACACACCGCCGCCAGAATGGCTGAAACCATAAAAACCCGCACGGGAGAAAAACGATCGGCAATGGAAAAATACGAATAGAAAAGCGTTCCCAGTACAAACCCCAGCTGAACGGCTGTGGTCATGGTAGGCATAAAAGCGGCCGTTTGGGGATGAAAAGTCTGCAACGTCTGCATCACTGCGTTGACGGCAAACCAAAGCGATGTACCGGCAAATTGCGCCGCCACCACAAGCGGAAGGAGGTAATAGGGTCGTTTCATGGGTTTAGAACGGCAATGTTACCAAAGAATAAAGGATTCTTCAAAAGGAAATAGATTTTGGAGGATTTTTACTTTCATAAAAAACTTCTTTTCCTTCCATGACCTTCTGTAAAACTGTGTTCATGCTCGGTTTCCTTTGGCTTTGCGGCATGCCGATGTCGTATGCTCAATCCTCTGAACCGGATATTTTCCAAGCGCTTCCCCACGAAAAACAACTCAGTACGTTTAGCGGCTTCCCCTGTGCTTCGTTTGTCTTCAACGGTCGGCAGGCCAAGGTCGTGAAGCCCCTCAAAACGGCACAGAATGCGCCTTGGGTATGGCGGGCGCGCTTTTGGGGGCACGAGCCGCAGGCCGACAGCACCCTGTTGGCCTGCGGATTTCACGTAGTGTATTGCGACGTAGCCGAGCTCTACGGCAACGCACAGGCCATTGAGATCTGGAATCAATTTTACGACTTTCTGCACCAAGCGGGGCTTTCTCCCAAAGTCGCCCTGGAGGGGTTCAGTCGCGGGGGTATCTATGCGTACAATTGGGCCATCGCCAATCCCGAAAAAGTATCCTGTGTCTACGCCGATGCGCCCGTGCTTGACCTGAAAAGTTGGCCCGGCGGCAAAGGTCGCAGTCCGGGCAGCCCGAAAGACTGGGAGCTGTTTAAGCAGGATTACAATCTCAAAACGGAAGAAGAGGCCATGCAATTCAAAGGAAGTCCGCTCGACAACGTCGATAAGATCGTCAAAGGCGGCTATCCCATGCTGCACGTATGCGGCGATGCCGACGATGTGGTGCCGATCGAAGAAAACACGACACTGTTTGAGCAGCGTGTCAAAGCACTCGGCGGCAACATCACCGTCATTCATAAGCCCGGCGTAAATCACCACCCACACAGCCTGAAAGACCCCTCTCCCATCGTGGCGTTTATCTTACGCGCTGCATGGAGGGATTAGTCTGCACCCCTGAAAAATGAAATCATCGCCCGTCTTAAATAGCCTTTTGAGGCTACCGGCCATCGTCAGTTCACGAACTTTCAGGCCGTTTTTGATCCGTAAAAATCCGCGATGCACCGCCCCTGCATTATCCGCGTTCTTATTATGTTGTTCAACGGCATACGCCCAATCCGAATACCTCAAAGCCTATCCCGCCCACATCGCACGGGTGACCAAAAATGAGATCATTTGGAAAGATTCAACGGTTATGCCTTTTGACGACGGGCAAAGAAAATCATTTGCCCAACTTCTGGAAAACGCTGACCCGGAAGACCAGTTGGTGCAACGCTACCCTACGTCAGGCGCTCCAAAGCCTCCTTCAGTGAATCAGGACCCGGGGCGTTTTCGTTATGAGCCTTTTTTTCGAAAGATGTACGGAAATACCGAAGCCGAAGTACGTAAAAACCTGGTCGAGATCATCTGGCTGCCTAACACCCTGAAAAAACCACTTTTGGTCACGAAAATAAACAACGTTGATAAACAGTTGCAGGCCGTTTCTGACGAATTGGAACGGCATCCCGAACTGTTGAAATACGTCAACGATCCTGCCGGCACCTTTTCGTGGCGCGTCATCAGCGGCACCAACCGGCTCAGTATGCACAGCTACGGCACCGCCATCGACATCAATCTCAGCCTCTCGCATTATTGGCAATGGGACTGCCATTGCAAAGATGAAACCCTACCGCTCACCTACCGCAACCTCATCGCCGTCAAGGTGGTAGAAATCTTTGAAAAACACGGCTTTATCTGGGGCGGCAAATGGTACCATTACGATACCATGCACTTCGAATACCGGCCCGAATTATTGCTGAAATGATTTGACAATGTGAAAGCACAGGGTTCTGACCGCTCGTTGGGATTTGTAATCCTTCGCTCGTTGGGATTTGTAATCCCAACGGATACTGACTCAGGATTTGTAATCCATTCATCACTTCGCTCGTTGGGATTTGCAATCCCAACGGATACTGACTCAGGATTTATAATCCATTCATCACTTCGCTCGTTGGGATTTGCAATCCCAACGGATACTGAATCAGGATTTATAATCCATTCATAATCATGATAGAGAAAATAAGCCTGAAGATGACGGTCGCCGGTACAGGTCGTCTAAACGATAAACGATGGGCTTAAAAAATAAAATCAGCGAAGGGCATACGTACTTTTTAACTATGACCGTGGTGGATTGGGTAGATGTTTTCACTCGTCCGATGTACAAAACTATTATTATTGACTCTCTTCGATATTGCCAAAAAGAGAAAGGATTGGAAATATACGCATGGGTATTGATGACCAATCACCTACATTTATTAGCCTCTGCCACAGAGGGATATAATCTTTCAGATATTCTCCGTGATTTTAAGAAATTTACGTCCAAAAAAATAGTGGAAACAGTCGTCAAAGAAACGGAAAGCCGAAAGCAATGGATGTTGTATCGCTTTAATTATCATGGTTTTTGGCATCCGAAAAATCAACAGTTTAAATTTTGGCAAGACGGAAATGAAGCGAAAGAGATTCACAGTAATGACTTCCTGTTTCAAAAGCTGCATTACATACACGATAATCCTGTCAGAGCCGGTATTGTTGAGTTTCCCGAAGAATATCTGTATAGTTCAGCACGCACCTATGTGGGTAAAAAAGGACTGATAGACGTGATTGTTGTGTGAATTTTCGGATTATAAATCCTTCTCAGACGGGTTCGGGATTGCAAATCCCGAACAGCATTAGATTACAAATCCCGAACAGCATTAGAGTACAAATCCCGAACAGCATTAGATTACAAATCCCGAACAGCATTAGATTACAAATCCCGAACAGCGGAAAGAGTAATACATCACCCGTCAGGCATTGAAAAACCTGACGGGTGGTATGCGGTATTACCCTATTCTAGCGCCAAAAACGGATAGCGATAGTCTACCGGCGAAACAAAGGTTTCTTTGATGGTGCGCGGGGAAACCCAGCGCAACAGGTTCAGCATCGATCCGGCCTTGTCGTTAGTTCCCGAAGCCCGTGCCCCACCAAACGGCTGCTGACCTACCACGGCACCGGTAGGCTTATCGTTAATGTAAAAATTTCCGGCGGCGTTCACCAGCTTTTTGCTTGCCTGCTCAATCACGTAGCGGTCTTGAGCAAAAATAGAACCCGTCAGGGCATAAGGAGAGGTTTTGTCTACGAGTTCGAGTGTTTGTTCGAATTGATCCGGCTCGTATACATAGATGGAAAGCACCGGTCCGAAGATTTCTTCACACATGGTCGTATACATGGGATCGGTGGTAAGAAGTACGGTAGGCTCGATGAAATAGCCCGTTGATTTATCGTGATTTCCCCCGGCGATGACCGTTACGCGAGGATCCTTTTTGGCATTTTCTATATAACCGGCAATTTTATCGAACGACTTTTCGTCAATAACGGCGTTGATAAAATTGGAAAAATCTTCCGTACCGCCCATTTTCATGCTTGCCAGATCAGCAATCATATACTCTTTCACTTCGTCCCACAGGTTGGACGGAATGTAGGCCCTCGAAGCCGCCGAGCATTTTTGTCCCTGG
Above is a window of Runella slithyformis DSM 19594 DNA encoding:
- the purH gene encoding bifunctional phosphoribosylaminoimidazolecarboxamide formyltransferase/IMP cyclohydrolase, which translates into the protein MKKIQSALLSVYYKDGLEPIVKLLHQNGVKLYSTGGTQTFIENMGIPVTAVEDLTGYPSIFGGRVKTLHPAVFGGILYRREDEGDVAQAAQFNIPAIDLVVVDLYPFEETVASGASDEDIIEKIDIGGISLIRAGAKNFQDSLIVSSRTQYADILSILTEKGCATELSDRRRYALEAFATTSHYDTAINQWFVHQSGGTPALTSNIYAFTELPQNSLRYGENPHQSATFYGDLEAMFDKLHGKELSYNNLVDVDACVALIDEFGTEPTFAIIKHTNACGVATAPTAKEAYLTALACDPVSAFGGVIITNATVDMDTAEELNKLFMEILIAPAYEPEALALLQSKKNRILLQRKTVGLPMKMFKTILNGVLEQDKDIVVETASQFKTVTVKAPTESEVRALEFALKVCKHTKSNTIVLATENRLIASGTGQTSRVDALRQAIDKALAFGFELKGSVMASDAFFPFADCVEIARLAGVTAVVQPGGSIRDQESINYCDANDMAMVTTGVRHFKH
- a CDS encoding MFS transporter, with protein sequence MKRPYYLLPLVVAAQFAGTSLWFAVNAVMQTLQTFHPQTAAFMPTMTTAVQLGFVLGTLFYSYFSIADRFSPVRVFMVSAILAAVCNLSVWVSYRSLEGLFTARLGVGFFLAGVYPVGMKICSDWYETGLGKALGYLVGALVLGTAFPYILKSFSYTLPWEYVIYCTSALAVSGGAVIGLWVKDGPFRRVAGRFNPTVLRDVFKDAAFRRSAFGYFGHMFELYTFWAFVPVIIASYNQLTHQALPVSFLSFCVIASGTLGCVLTGELSLWWGSHRTAWVALLLSCICCILCVFLPYFSRVIFSVFMLIWGISVAGDSPQFSTLVSLNAPANYRATAITLVTSIGFFITIPSLYITQWLFNAYGHSAVSVLALGGVFGLTASRRI
- a CDS encoding alpha/beta hydrolase family protein, with the protein product MLGFLWLCGMPMSYAQSSEPDIFQALPHEKQLSTFSGFPCASFVFNGRQAKVVKPLKTAQNAPWVWRARFWGHEPQADSTLLACGFHVVYCDVAELYGNAQAIEIWNQFYDFLHQAGLSPKVALEGFSRGGIYAYNWAIANPEKVSCVYADAPVLDLKSWPGGKGRSPGSPKDWELFKQDYNLKTEEEAMQFKGSPLDNVDKIVKGGYPMLHVCGDADDVVPIEENTTLFEQRVKALGGNITVIHKPGVNHHPHSLKDPSPIVAFILRAAWRD
- a CDS encoding M15 family metallopeptidase encodes the protein MKSSPVLNSLLRLPAIVSSRTFRPFLIRKNPRCTAPALSAFLLCCSTAYAQSEYLKAYPAHIARVTKNEIIWKDSTVMPFDDGQRKSFAQLLENADPEDQLVQRYPTSGAPKPPSVNQDPGRFRYEPFFRKMYGNTEAEVRKNLVEIIWLPNTLKKPLLVTKINNVDKQLQAVSDELERHPELLKYVNDPAGTFSWRVISGTNRLSMHSYGTAIDINLSLSHYWQWDCHCKDETLPLTYRNLIAVKVVEIFEKHGFIWGGKWYHYDTMHFEYRPELLLK
- a CDS encoding REP-associated tyrosine transposase, which translates into the protein MGLKNKISEGHTYFLTMTVVDWVDVFTRPMYKTIIIDSLRYCQKEKGLEIYAWVLMTNHLHLLASATEGYNLSDILRDFKKFTSKKIVETVVKETESRKQWMLYRFNYHGFWHPKNQQFKFWQDGNEAKEIHSNDFLFQKLHYIHDNPVRAGIVEFPEEYLYSSARTYVGKKGLIDVIVV